The sequence CGATACGAGCGGAAACGTGCAGCGCGTCGTGTCGCTCCACGGCGACTGCGACGGCGACGCCATCCTCGCGCGTGTCCTGCCCGCCGGGCCCGCCTGCCACACCGGGGCCGCGAACTGTTTCGATGCCGCACCGACACTGACCGCGCTGGACCGTGTCATCACCGACCGCGCGCAGGCACCTGCCGGCTCCAGTTATACGCAGAAGCTGCTGAGCGATCACAACCTGCGGTTGAAGAAGCTGGGGGAGGAGGCCGTGGAGCTGGCGCTCGCCTGCGAACGCGAGGATGGGGAGCGGATCACTGAAGAGGCCGCGGACCTGCTGTACCATGCACTCGTCGCGTGCAGGGCCGGGCAGGTCAGTGTCGAAGCGGTGCTGGCGGTACTGGCCGGGAGAGGTGCGGAGGGCTGAAATCAGCGGCGCGGCCGCTTCTGTATGAAGAGCCGGTATAGCGTGAGGAGGATGATCGAGCCGAGGATCGCGATCCCGAACGAGCGGAAGTTGAAGCCCGTGACACTGCCTATGTCGAGCAGCTCACTGCCGACGAAGCCGCCGATCACCGCGCCGAGGATGCCGATGACGACAGTGCCCAGGCAGCCGCCCGGGTCCTTGCCGGGCATGATGAATTTCGCGATGCTGCCCGCAATCAGGCCAAATACTATCCAGGCGAGTATTCCCATCCTA is a genomic window of Longimicrobiales bacterium containing:
- the hisIE gene encoding bifunctional phosphoribosyl-AMP cyclohydrolase/phosphoribosyl-ATP diphosphatase HisIE, with protein sequence MRIDDSAALDRLDFARGGGLIAVIAQHAHTGEVLMLAYANREALERTLAERVMWYFSRSRDELWRKGDTSGNVQRVVSLHGDCDGDAILARVLPAGPACHTGAANCFDAAPTLTALDRVITDRAQAPAGSSYTQKLLSDHNLRLKKLGEEAVELALACEREDGERITEEAADLLYHALVACRAGQVSVEAVLAVLAGRGAEG
- a CDS encoding GlsB/YeaQ/YmgE family stress response membrane protein, with the translated sequence MGILAWIVFGLIAGSIAKFIMPGKDPGGCLGTVVIGILGAVIGGFVGSELLDIGSVTGFNFRSFGIAILGSIILLTLYRLFIQKRPRR